gacaaatggaattgaaaaattttatcaaattcctcaatttgcagtagcattatgtcagcagctgaaggaagctttgacataagcgtatggagaggagaaaaaacccaaaccaaatttgggaggaaaaacattggggagaatgactgttttgaattaacttcatttctttttttgtgtgttgtggttttttccaggtccaagtctccttatagtgcttcaccttactctacaagttcgtctacctgctccacatcaagatcaggttcttcccgcactcgctcctactctccatcatttagtccttcccattctcgttcctactcgcgattgctgccgtatccaagaggaggcaaagggaagaggcgtaactatcgttctaggtcaaggtcacccccatacagaagatgccattcacggtcaaggtctccagcatttagaggccagtctcccactaaacagactatacctcaaggggaaggaggaagggagtattttaacagatacagagaagttccaccatatgatctgaaagcttactatggcagatctcttgactttagagatccatttgaaaaggcaaggtacagggaatgggaaaggaactacagagaatggcatggaaagttttacaagggctatgctgttggcgctcaacctcaccctccagtaaacagagagaacttttctccaggtaggtttggtccacctgggaccagacaagagaattcaccatatgctcggggacgtagggaggattatcctgcttggcagagcccccaaaatcacaatatagctggaaattaccctgaaaaaccttctgaaagagagagccatggcatcaaggatcctacaaaatcaaaagagaaggaggtgaaaaatccactgggagatggccaaggaaataagcataaaaagagaagaaaaagggatgaggatgaaggatttcccaatgctgagttgttagcaggtgcgagaaaaccaagagagccagttccagcagaagacgttaaaatggactccctgttcatggtcccaagcagagatgatgccacccctgtgagagatgagcctatggaagcagattctattgttttcaaaccgatgtctgaaaaggagaaaaaagagaaggataagccaaaagcaaaaattgacaagacaaagcggaaagtagaagtggctgttcctcctaagacagacaatataataaaactagctaaagcttcctcgaacggaaatctcctcgaacggaagagagaaagcaagaagagagaacggaagagagaaagcaaggatttaaagaacctgacttgctgccctgatattgctcatttacatcagttataggtgtttgtgattaagtttagggttagggttagggttagggcttagtgttacggtgagggttaggtttagggttagggttaacattagggttagggcttatcattaggtttatggttaggggttggggttaggtttaaggttagggttagggttaggcttagggttatcgttagggttagggatagggttggggttaggattatggtttgggtttagggttagggatcgggttagggtttcattttagggttaggtttagggttagggttagggcttagggttacggttagggttagcgttagggttagggttagggttagggttaaggttagagttagggctggggttcagggttagggttagactttgggatatgggttagtgttaggggttagggttagaattagggttagggcttgtcatcagggttatggttaggggttggggttatggttagggttagggttagggcttagggttagggttagggttatcgttagggttagggatagggttggggttaggattatggtttgggtttagggttagggatcgggttagggtttcattttaggtttagggttacgtttagggttagggttagggcttagggttatggttaggtttagggttagggttaaagttagggtttgggttagggtttagggttagggtttagttttagggttagggtcatggttagggtaaaggttagtgttaggtttaaggttagagttagggctggggttcatggttagggttagagttcgggatatggcttagggtttggggttagggttagcattagggttagggcttatcattagggttagggttaaggttaaggttaatgttagggctggggttcagggttagggttagagtttgggttacgggttagggtttggggttagggcttagggttagggttaagtttagggttagggttagggttagggttagggattagtgttatgattaggggttacggttgggtttatgcttatgggtcaggatttcagtttgggttagggttagcattaagtattaggattaggtttagggttagggttgcagtttagttttagggttaggttttgcgttagggttagggtgaggtcttacggttatggtattaggtttgtggtagcattagggttagggcttagtgttatggttaggggttacattgggtttacgcttatgggttaggatttcagtttgggttaggggtagcattaatttttagggttagggtttaggtttagagttgtggtttaattttaggattaggttttgcattaggtttagggtgaggtgttttggttacagtattaggtttggggtagcgttagggttagggttagggtcattagggttcaggttggggttcagggttagggttaggtttcaggattacagttaggggtcggggttaggattagcatcagggttaaaattaggattaggggttaaggttagggttatggttggggttaaggttagggttatggtttgggttagggttaggcctagggttatcgttgggattaggattatgtttcaggtttagtgttaggggtaggattatgggttcgttttagggttagggttagcgttagggttagggcgtagggttacagttagggataggcttagcgttagggttagggtttgggttaggggttagggttagggtttagttttagggttagggttaggggtaggggtaggtgtaggggtagggttatggtgatgtcttaagattacggtttgaggttgagttagcattagggttacggttagaattaggggttcggtgttatgtgagggttagttttatggttccgtttaggtttaacgttagggttatgccaaagtgttagtgttacggtttgatgttagggttagggttacggtttggggttagggttagcgttaggattttgttttagggtgaggtttcgtcttagggttagggttagggctagggttagctttatgattcaggttaggcttaaggttaggttacggttagggttaagtgttcggtttaaggttaagtgttaggcttaggttagggttaagtgttaggtttaggggtagggttagggttaaggttagagttagggttaggattagagttaagggttagagttaggattcagtgttagggttagggtgaggtcttaatgttacgcttagggtttacaggtagcgttagggttaggtttagggttagtgtttgcattaaggttagggttagggtttaggactaggttcagggttagagatagggttcggtattggagttagcgttagtataagggtgaggtcttagtgttacagttagggtttacaggtagcattagggttagggttagagttagggttagggtcattaggttaaggttagggttggggttcagggttagggttagggtttgggattagggttagggttcgggtttagggttagcattagggttagagctttatgattcaggttaggcttaaggttaggttagggttagggttaagtgttcgatttagggttaagtgttagggttagggttaaggttagagttaggcttaggactggagttaagggttagagttagggttcagtgttaggtttagggtgaggtcttaatgttacgcttagggtttacgcatagcattagggttaggtttagggttagtgttagggttaagtttagggttagggtttagggttaggattggggttcagggttagagttagggttcggtcttggggttagagttagtattagggtgaggtcgtagtgttatgcgtagggtttacgggtagcattagggttagggttagggttagggttaggttggggttcagggttaaggttagggttcgggattagggctagagttcggggttagggttagggttagggtttaacgttagggttaggggttaaggttagggttatggttaggggttaggtttagggttaaggttagggttatgtttagggttaggcttaggcttagggttagcattagttttacggttgggtttaggatggttcgggtttagggttagggatagggttagggttagagttagggttaggtttacggttagggttagcatttggattagggttggggttcaggtttagggttaggtttcggtgttagggttagggtaaggatgaggtcttagtgttatgcatagggtttacgggtagcattagggattcgagttagggtgagggtttggtgttagtgttaggattggggttcttattcttgattctctctccctctctttctctctctcgttgttttaattacaaattattattattattattattattgttattgttattgttattattattactattattgttgttgttgttattattattgttattattattgttattattattgttattattattactattattattattggtgttattattgatattattatcgtggtattggtattactattattactgttactagtattactattattgctattattattttatttcaagtattaaactcttcttatctctacccgtgagttttcttgcttttgctcttctgattctctcccccatcccattgctgggcggagggcgagtgagcggctgtgtggtgcttagttgcccgctggggttaaaccatgacaggggtccaccacaaagatggttgccattctgtcacatcctctgagctaaaagtggctcatcctgggacatggtgccacccacgcacgcaacctgcagtccagaagtacccctgaaaagacctcgacggcctgcattaacacaccggcatgcacttcagatgtaaacactgccaagtcatctcttatttgcaacagatacggaggaccaaattctgcaaatctagc
This region of Calonectris borealis chromosome 24, bCalBor7.hap1.2, whole genome shotgun sequence genomic DNA includes:
- the LOC142092533 gene encoding E3 ubiquitin-protein ligase RBBP6-like encodes the protein MRASPVRSAGGRPGWEVSKSPYSASPYSTSSSTCSTSRSGSSRTRSYSPSFSPSHSRSYSRLLPYPRGGKGKRRNYRSRSRSPPYRRCHSRSRSPAFRGQSPTKQTIPQGEGGREYFNRYREVPPYDLKAYYGRSLDFRDPFEKARYREWERNYREWHGKFYKGYAVGAQPHPPVNRENFSPGRFGPPGTRQENSPYARGRREDYPAWQSPQNHNIAGNYPEKPSERESHGIKDPTKSKEKEVKNPLGDGQGNKHKKRRKRDEDEGFPNAELLAGARKPREPVPAEDVKMDSLFMVPSRDDATPVRDEPMEADSIVFKPMSEKEKKEKDKPKAKIDKTKRKIS